Part of the Lates calcarifer isolate ASB-BC8 linkage group LG6, TLL_Latcal_v3, whole genome shotgun sequence genome, TTGTATCAAAGCCCTTTGATATCCTTCATATGGCTACATAAGACCATACTCTGACTCTACACTTTGAATAATATATGAGTAAtgctcacaaatacacacacacattcttgcaTCACataatgtgttcatgtttttctctgaggTATGAATCTAGTCAGCAACCccataaataattcaaatgaaggtaaaataatatttcaattAAGATCCATGTAATCTGTTTCCTGCAAACAAATACATGATGGATGGTGATGGATAATTCTTGTATTATTGCACAGTTTCATCTTGATAAGCTTTCGGTTTCCGTGTGATTTCATTTCAGGGCACATCTCAGCGTTGCTTATCACTGCAATTTGGAAAGAAGATCCACATTAGCAAATGTTTCCCAACTACTAAAAGTGTCTTCGTATGGCAGCTTAAGCTGGTAAAAGATGGGACGATGATGATCCAGGGTCTACTGTTacagcacatttcccaaaactGGCTGTGCTCACACAGCTTTTTGTCTATCTATAATCTATCAGAGTGGGGGATGAGACGAGCTATCACCTCAGTATGCACAGCACTTAGAGCACAAACGCTAGGTGGACATGTGACACTATCCATCACCATGGATGCtagtttttgttgctgttgattGCAAGGTTTCCCTCCTGGGTATCACAGGCCAGTCGAGCCACCTGGGCTCATTTACCTCCCCACCTGGCCTGGACACTGgaaaattaaactgaaagtaTCCAAGATTACTACCCTGGGCTGGGTTTTCTGGCTCCTTTCATGTTGAATGAAAGCCCCAGTCAAAAGGGGATGATTTTAGAATTCATTCAGATTTTGCACCCAATTGAATATTGTGCAGTTCTGTCATTATCCTGCTATAAATCTGCCAGCTTGTATGCATCGTATGCAGTTTCACTGACACCTAACAACTTCTCTGAGTgactctgtgtgctgctgtagCATTTACAGATGTGCATGTAAATCTCCATCAGGAAGCACTATTGTCTCTGTATCAGTATTTCTCAGCGCTGAGAAATATGATTGAGGTTCTCCAAGTAACCTTGCTTTAGCCCTAAAGTCAAAGCTGGActtcaggcagcagcagaggcacaaAACAACTTCCACAAGACAGCGGAGTTTGACAAGCACGTGTTTATCCTTTTTATCCAATACCTGCAGAATAAAGAATGAAATATGACACATACACCCAGACCATCTGGATACAGCTAACCCACAAGCAAAGCAACCAGTCTCTATTTGTTTCTCTTAGCGCTACAAAGTTATTGATTCTTACCATTTACCACTACAACCTTCTGAAAGCAGACACAACCTCATATGTAAAAGCTGACATGGATGACTTCATGACAGGCTAACAAAGAGTGATACCCCCTGCTGTCTCTTACTcctgtctgtgtatttaaagaACACAATTGAATAGCATTAGTTAGTGTTATATCTAAACCATATTTGTATccagaatgaaaatgatttcCAAGCCTCATTTATGGATCaactcataaaaaaaaagacagagcaaaATTCCATTTTGTTTCTCATAAATTGTTAAGATTTTGCCAGAGTAAACTTGGTCCCTAATTGGTGTAGCTTTTTGCTACCACTGATACAGTGTCACACCTTCACTGATGACTGTCAGGTAAACTTTCTATATAGAAGTATTTCTCTCCGTTGAAGCGTCTATCTGATTTCCCTTTCAGCACCTCGAATGACACCCCACTAAAAGCTGGCACAATACGCTTCCCGCACACAACGCTGTCACCAAAGACAACTTGGGAGAAGCGAGTGTTTTGAGAGTTTGAAACAAAATAGCTGGTGCAGCATTTCCCCATTTCCGTCTGAAATCCTTGACACCAGAGGATTtacagtgaagtgaagtgaggTGGGTGCTGTATGGAACGAGCTGTGGGGGCTGAGTTAGctgtggtggggtggggggtccACGCTACACTCATGCTGACAGGGATCCTCCCTGTAGcgcatgcttttttttccattagttCCTTACTCACTCTCTTGCCCTCCAGACCCGCAGAGTGAGGAAGATTTAAGTGGCCAGTCAAGTGAAATCCCCAAGGTTTGGCAGGTGTGAGGTCTGGCTTCATTATCTACAGACACCTCTGTCCAATTATGAGCCTTGCTCCCTCTGTGACGATGATgatgccgtgtgtgtgtgtctgtaggtgtgtgtgtgcagggcatGAATAAGCCACCCTCATTGTTATCTGTCTAACTATCAAGATTCCCTCCTCCATCATGACATCACTGACAacttcacacaaaaaaaatgcacgtgtgcgcacacacattCGCACATCATacatgcatgcgcacacacacatgcaccaccTTTTGTTTAGATTTAGCCCTGTACATCTGTCTAAACCCAAAATATTCAGCCCATGGCCTCATTTCCTGCTCTGTTCTACTTGGGAGTAAAAAGCAACACCTGAAACCTACTTGCACAATAATGTTAATGGTCAGTTCCCAGCGACGATAATTAGGACTCactataaagaaaaaacaaacagccacaATAAATTACAAGCAGCCATCCTGTGATCAAAAGTCTCACTGGTTTTGATACATCTCCATGGCTTCTCCATTTTGCTGACCCACTGGTTCCAAAATGTCAGCTACTACAAACTGGAGCACTGCCTTGTAAGCTGCTTCAAACAAGCACAGGGTCTCTTTCCCTAGCCTGATTTTGGACACCCCCTGCTGACACTAAAGTATAGTACAAGGCACCAACAGTATCTTCTTCTTCTAGTATGGGAGTCTACTAAAATACTTCTGTTTTTATAgaaatcctttttttaattaGGAGACCAGGAAgctccttttgttttcttattggtaaaattcacattttgcaTACCTGCCACTGTGGCTACATTAACATTTGAGTCTCTATATCAGCAAAAACTTAACAACTCTTAACAATACATAAAATTTTATACTGCACAAAAATGGTTACAATTTTGTCTTCATTTATATCCCAGCATGTTTCTAAGGGTTGAATACTCTCCTCCTGCTATTGTCTATGAAGCCACATGTATCCTCTAGTCTCTGGTTAGCCTGCACTCATCTGCAGCCCTATCATCTGCATCAGTTGGCAGATACAAAGAGCATAGCGCTGATTTGCGTGTGAGCATGTGCGCCTTTTATGTGTAGCACGGCTGCACTTGCTTCGCGTgtgcaagtctgtgtgtgtgtgcgcacttgTGTACACTGTCTTTTTATATGATAAAGTGGGAGTGTTGGAGGCATCTGATGGTTCCCAGACTTTGGCTCCGTTTTATCTGATGCTGCGATGGCAGCTGTTGACCAAAGGAAttcatacatgtgtgtataaTTTGTCTTATggctcaaaacaaacactggactTGGGACATCTTTTACCCATTCAATTTGacatgacacaaacagaaggtcactgtgtgtgtttggtttctgAGTTGCTTAATTATAATTTCAGGGGTTCCTATGAATAGATTAAACCACAAATCTAAGCACATTACACAGTATTTTCTCAGTGTTCTatataaacacatatatatatatatttatatataacaaACCATTTAGATACGTGAACAAATGTGGGCTGAAGCATGTTGCGGCACAGCTTTGAACTCACCATTTTATTTGCTTCCTCTTAATGATAATAATCTTAGGACTGGCAGCAGCGAATGAGCCTCCCCTgaatcacaaagaaaaaaaaatgacatgaattaATAATGAGCAAAATTACTCAAACTCTGCACACCACGACCTGCCGCAGCACGGTGAGCAGTGGGCCCTAAGGTGGCAAAGCtagataaatattttatgtCTAAATATGATTTTGGGGTCCTGAGCCTGCTGTCTGACAATCCTGCCCAGATCCTTGCAGCACATGGCTAAACCATTAAGCTAAAAAGAGACTTGgaatctgtctgcagctcttGTCTGGACAGAAGCAAAACTCAGAGATCAGGTTTATGTGTAGCAGCCAGCTTCTGAGGCTTGTGTCTTGCCAGTGAAGTGGGAAGACGGTGTTCTTTGGGTGCCCTCAGGTGGAAGCCTGGTATAATTGCTGTTGACAACCTACAAGTCATTGTGCAATTAAAGCATCTGCCGCTCCTGTGTGGCAGCGGGCTGTGATGCCTTGTGACAGCTCGTAGCCATTAAGCAACTGTAAGCAGCTGGCGTGCCTCGGTGGGGGAAAATAATGTGACAGAGGCACTCCCCCCTATTGTTGCCCTTGTCTCATTGGGGAAAAGAGGGACATTACATCACTCACTGAATACTTGGGCTTCTCAATGAATGGGAAAGGGGCACGTCTACAAATTAGAACTGGCACAGCTGGATGTCCAAATAGTACTTTTTTCTGAAGACCACTACTGAATAAgagtttattgttttaaaagGATAGGGGGAAGCCTTGTGAAAAAGCAGCATGCAGAGTACTTCACCAGTTGAGATTGGTTAAGGACTGTAAATTAGAGCTTTAACAATTAGCCGACTGATTAGtcgtttcattttcatttgatttgtttcaCACAGATCAGAATAAAGTACAAATAAAATCATACTGTTCAAAACATAATAGGAATGGGTGAAGATGGGATAACCCAATGAGCTGGAGGAGATTGTGAATAGGGGCCAAGACGCTGCATGTACAAATACAGTCACAAAATACCTGAAACTAACCTGAAATGCCTAAAAAACACAACTAAACGGTCCCAAAACATCCAATCCATCAGTCCAAACATTACTACAATAGTAACTAATAACCAGTTCTGtcagctgacagaaaattaattgccAACACTTCTGATTATCAGTTAATCACTTAAGCAATTCATCAAGCAAAGATGGCAAGAACGTAGCAGTGTtcgtttttttaaatgtgaatattaacaggtttcttttgttttctattatAGTAACTTTGATATCTTAGTACTTTGgattgttggttggacaaaatacAAGGAATACAAGTACATTAACTTGTATTCTAGGTAACCATGatgttagctgcagccctactGGGTGTAACGACGCACATTACTGTTGGTGCAGGCCAAATAATGAAAGGACCAAATTACTCCGTCATAACAAGAGGGAGGAGAATCGTAAGCTGTGagtgtgaaaagtgaaaagagcAAATTTACAATTCTTTTGATTGTGAAATATTTAGTCTAGATCAAAGTCGTACTGGCCTGTTCTCCACTGCTGGGGGGTTGACACAAGTCTTTCTTTAATTACCACAGATCTGAGTCATTTGAGTGTCTCATGCAAATGTGGTCTTTTGATGTACATTTAACTGTACTGAGTTTGTGGGGGGATTTATGTGCATGTGATTTGCACGCTCTTCGGTCAAGatctaattatttatttaattgtctCCATTTCATGTCATTCAAATCTCAAAATGCCCTGAGAAAACAGTACTTTCTTTTTAATATGACATGAACAGTTACCATACAACTATGGGAATCTGTGTGGACAATCCTGACAAAATCAAATTCAAAGACAATGGTAAATCAACTAGTCAGATTCATGTGGGCAGGCCATGAAAGGCCCtgcaattgtgtgtgtgtgtgtgtgtgtgttcatgtgtctgtgcctgtgtttgtggtgtgcgtgtgcgcgcacCTCATGTCTGACTCAAGGATTTGCTGTTTCAGCAGGGAAGGAATCAGTCCTGTGCCTTTGCCATGCAGGAAAGTCGGCGTAAGGAAATTCCTGAGCTTCACAGTGGCAATCAGGCAGTTAAGGACCTGCCACTGAAAATGGAGCTGTATGTCAGTCACTTTCATGGCTTATTCACACCAGCACAACTGCTCTGGCATAAAAAGAGGCATTCTCATTCACTCACCCCAACAACCCAGTAAATTGCCCTTACTTGAAAGAtggtggagtgtgtgtatttaagtgtCCTACAACAGAAAGCTTACCTTTCACACGAGAAATAGTCTTTTAAGTCGTTGTAGGCATCACGGTCGGTGCTAAGGCTATATTCTGAAATGTGCTAACGTTGCAGCCTTTTGACTCTTTAAACACACGTCGGTTGAATTCAAATATATGTTGTGCGACTCCAACAAACAAATAGTTTGTTAAAGTAGGCCATTTTATACGACTTCCAACACGACAGGTGGCAGTAATGGCCCTGCTAGGCTCTCTGGAAAGGATATTAGCATGAGAACCTTTTCAGTTCGCTTAAACGTCTCTCTCTTTGAGGCAAATGCTGTAATTTATCTGTTAAAGTTGTCTTTGAGTAGGTCTTCTAGTCTTTTAgagaataagtaaataaaaatttGTGAACATCGTATGTGGTTTGGTCGGCAGCTGTTGAGTTCAACTCCTTACAACAATAGTAATGCTGCATTCAATGACTCGCAAATACCAAACCTCAGCAATCCCACTGCTTTTTACATAAGAATTAGCCCAGTATATGTTAAAGGGTGAGTTCACAAGTACCCGTCTGAACAGATTTGTCTCCTGTGACCATTCCTTCTGTTCATATTGgccattaaaaaacacattcctGATGTAAATTCAGTACAAGTGATGGGGACAAAATGACCAGCACTTGTTTGTCTGAAGTTACAAATGAAGTGGGTTTCTTCCAAAATATTTTAGATTAAGACAGGTAGCATAAGGGGTAGCATGAACAAACGTGAAGACCTCAGGTTTGCAATTGGTATTTTTGATTAACTGACTCAGAATATAATGTATACACttgacaattaaaaaataaatatgtagattaaacaaatattgtTTAATACAGCTGTCAGCttgatgatttttcattatgtaaaaaaaacttAGATCAGATAAGAAACGagttaataaaacataactgaGGGCATGATTTCCTGTCAAACGGTAATTTAGATTTTTCCCACCGCATTAAAAGCAACGCATGACGTCACTCGGACAAAAAACCCTCACTGCTGCCGCAAACCCCACGTAGCATGTCGTAAAACCGATCTGTATCAGTGTTCTCAGAGAAGTAAACTGCTATTGTCATTGATGTCCAAACCGCGGTAGATTTTACAATATGAAATATGTAGTAGCTGTGCTGGCTGTATGTACAGTCGAGCCGGTACAGTTTAACAACATGGTGGACGTGGTGTAGGCTTTGAGGGGCCAGACGATGAGCTGATCTACAGCAAAACAAGCCCGAAAATGGCAACATACAACACCGAAGGTAAAGGAAAACAGCCGTTAACGAGGTCCTTAAATAAATCACGTCTGTTACAACTCATTCCTAATATTGTATATATCTTGTCGCCAGGTTCATATACGTACATCATACAACTTCCTGTTAAAATCATGGGttcctgttttgtgttgtctgcTCTCTGCAGTTGCTGCAGGACACCCTGTTGTGGTGGAGGTGAGTCCAGACATCCATATCTGTGGCTTCTGCAAGCAGCAGTACAATAATTTTGAGGTCTTTCTCGCCCATAAGCAAAATGGGTGTTCCCTGCCCACCTCTGACCCATCAGCCACCTCTGCAACAGCCGCTCTTACAGGTAAAACACTGTAGCTGTGGTTTTGTAGTTAATATTTCACATGCAGCCTTGATTTGCAGTCTGATTGTTTTATGCACTGAAAATCTGATGCATTCTTGTCCTGCTCAGATTCCAGCGCTGAGTTTGTTTTCGAGGAAACCTACCAGACCTGTGTGGTGAGAGGTGTCAAAAAGATCCTGACCAAAGCACAGAAAACACCCTCCAAAAAATTAAAACCTACCCTGACTTCAAAgagacacagctgctgtttctcaggTTGGTGCCTCTTGTGGTTTATGACTGTAACACATTCCTTCTTTTCAGCCGCTGAGCAGGGAGAACTGTACCTCCTGCCAGTCGAAGTTAGATTAACTTTCCACAAGTACACACACCTTGTAAAAGCACTATTTCTTTTCACCCACAGGTTGCACTTTTAAAACACAGTATGGCCAAAAAGACATGGAGCGGCATCTCAAAACCCACACTGGTATGTCAACACTTCTGCACATGTGATGCTCTGTTGCTGGAGGCCTTAAGAATCAGATATTGACACAAGTTGTTTTTACCATCCGCCATCCAGGTGAGAAGCCGTTTGAATGCGAGCTGTGCCACAAGCGCTTCAGTCGGCGGGACAAGCTCAACATGCACAGCCGCTCACACACAGGCGAGAAGCCGCACAAGTGTAAACACTGTCCCtatgcagcagcagacagcagcagtttgaagaAGCACCTGCGTATCCACTATGATGAACGGCCATTTAAATGCCAGATCTGTCCCTATGCCAGCCGCAACTCCAGCCAGCTCACCGTGCACCTCCGCTCTCACACTGGTAGGGAGACAAAAAACCCTGAATTGTCAGCAGCTGTGGCATGGTGTTTTGTAGACTGcattgaaaacattttgtgttattttatagcatgttttctttttctctctcaaaggGGATGCACCTTTCCAGTGCCAACAGTGCGATGCAAAGTTCAAAATCAACTCCGATCTGAAGAGGCACATCCGGATACACTCTGGTGAAAAGCCTTACAAATGTGACTTTTGCGAGTACCGCTGCGCCATGAAAGGCAACCTGAAATCTCACATTCAGATCAAACATGGCACTGAGAACTCCTGCCACTGCATGCACTGTGACTTCAAGTGTTCCAACAAGACTGCTCTGCGGGAGCACACGAGAGAACACCAGCCCATTCAGCCCATGCAGTGTTCCAAATGCACTTACTCCTGCTCCAGCAAGGGGGCGCTCAAAGTCCACGAGAGGATCCACTCAGAGGAGCGACCCTTCAAATGTGACTTCTGCAACTTTGCCTCCAAGCAGCGCAGCAACCTTGTCATTCACAAAAAGAAGTGCCACTCAGATAAGCCAGAGAAAGGCAGCGGTGGGAAaggtggcagaggaggagggaaaagtgGAGGAGGTGACTCCCCAAAGCCTCTCAGCTCCCGGTACAGGGCCAAACTAGATGCAGCTCGAGCCTTCTGCTGCGACTCGTGCGATGCTTCGTTTGTCAGGGAAGACTCCCTGCGGAGCCACAAaaagcaacacagagacactcagAATGTGTTGCAgctccatctctctgcctcagccAATGCAGTCAACCTGGTTCCTGTTATCACCTCACAGACCAACACCCAGCTTGAAGTTCCTCTCCCATCTGACTCAATGGCTCCTTACAGCAATGCACAGCTCAAAATCATCGTATCTCACCCTCTGGGCCAGGAGAACTCCTTAATCCCAGCTGGTGTGGATAGTCAGAGTAAGACCAACATGGTCCTGCTAAGCCCAGAAAGCCAGGACATGGTAGTGAACTCCATGATCCAACAGGTCAACCTGCTAGCTCCTATGCAACCCCTCGGGTCGTCCCAGACTGCAGAAGCCACCCTTGAACCCCAGACGGTCCTCTTGACACAGCTCACTCCTGAAGACACCAACAACCCGCTGCACCAGGCCCTGCTGCAGACGGCAATAACCGCTCAggactccagcagcagcacgcAGACTTTCATCACCACCTGCTCTGAACTGGAGGGCCTCAACGCCTTGATCCAGGAAGGTGGCACAGAGGTTACAGTGGTGACGGAAGGGAACACCGCCATGGTAACAACAGCAACGCCACCTGACATGGTGTGTGgaccagcagcagccatgtCCAAACCAGGAGGGACAGTTACGGTTGAGGAGAGTGCCTTACCTTGTGAGGAAAGTGCGCTGCTGGTGCCAAACATCGGGCTGGGAAGCCAGAATGTGGTCATCCATGGCGTTCCACTGATTGTGTCCACTCAGCCACAGCAGAGTACAATAGAGCAgctctctcctcacacactctactcagatacacacacactggaagGTATCCCACAATGATGCCCCTTCTCCACCAAAATGGTTCCATTCCAGTTGGCGTACCTAAATTTGAATGGCTCTGAGCATTTCCaccaaaaataaattgattCAGAACCCAAAAAGTCAGTTCCCAGCTGGATCcaaaaaacagcaggttttcaAGTGCAAACCGTAACAACATCAGCAGGTGTATCCTGTTCTGGTTggaaagagaggatggagaaggcACCATTGTGCATTGTGCAACATCCTCATTAAATTTTGCCATCCTTGATTACAGTAATTTTGCTCAAAATTGGTGGAAATGCAGGATAATTCAGTGGCTAGCACCAAGGTTCCAATAATCCTGAACAAAACTGTCTCAA contains:
- the zfp64 gene encoding zinc finger protein 64, whose protein sequence is MATYNTEVAAGHPVVVEVSPDIHICGFCKQQYNNFEVFLAHKQNGCSLPTSDPSATSATAALTDSSAEFVFEETYQTCVVRGVKKILTKAQKTPSKKLKPTLTSKRHSCCFSGCTFKTQYGQKDMERHLKTHTGEKPFECELCHKRFSRRDKLNMHSRSHTGEKPHKCKHCPYAAADSSSLKKHLRIHYDERPFKCQICPYASRNSSQLTVHLRSHTGDAPFQCQQCDAKFKINSDLKRHIRIHSGEKPYKCDFCEYRCAMKGNLKSHIQIKHGTENSCHCMHCDFKCSNKTALREHTREHQPIQPMQCSKCTYSCSSKGALKVHERIHSEERPFKCDFCNFASKQRSNLVIHKKKCHSDKPEKGSGGKGGRGGGKSGGGDSPKPLSSRYRAKLDAARAFCCDSCDASFVREDSLRSHKKQHRDTQNVLQLHLSASANAVNLVPVITSQTNTQLEVPLPSDSMAPYSNAQLKIIVSHPLGQENSLIPAGVDSQSKTNMVLLSPESQDMVVNSMIQQVNLLAPMQPLGSSQTAEATLEPQTVLLTQLTPEDTNNPLHQALLQTAITAQDSSSSTQTFITTCSELEGLNALIQEGGTEVTVVTEGNTAMVTTATPPDMVCGPAAAMSKPGGTVTVEESALPCEESALLVPNIGLGSQNVVIHGVPLIVSTQPQQSTIEQLSPHTLYSDTHTLEGIPQ